A genomic window from Methanoculleus caldifontis includes:
- a CDS encoding DUF6325 family protein translates to MSLGPVEYMVIEFPGNQFKGEIIPALREVVDKGVIRIIDLVFVTKDDRGSISVMELADLQKDAAEAFAPLAREASTLFAEEDVKKVGEVMEKNSSVALLLFEHVWATRFRDAVLNANGRLIAGERIPKEAVDAALAWKPEEQEALGVAP, encoded by the coding sequence ATGTCTCTTGGTCCGGTAGAATACATGGTCATCGAGTTTCCGGGAAACCAGTTCAAAGGCGAGATCATCCCGGCGTTGCGCGAGGTGGTCGATAAAGGCGTCATCCGCATCATCGATCTCGTCTTCGTGACGAAAGACGATCGGGGCAGCATCAGCGTGATGGAGCTTGCCGACCTCCAGAAGGATGCGGCGGAAGCGTTCGCCCCGCTTGCGCGGGAGGCGAGCACGCTCTTCGCCGAGGAGGATGTGAAGAAGGTCGGCGAGGTCATGGAGAAGAACAGCTCCGTGGCGCTGCTGCTGTTCGAGCACGTATGGGCGACAAGGTTCCGCGACGCCGTCCTGAACGCCAACGGAAGGCTGATCGCGGGCGAGCGCATCCCGAAAGAGGCGGTGGACGCCGCGCTGGCATGGAAGCCCGAAGAGCAGGAAGCGCTGGGGGTGGCACCATGA
- a CDS encoding small multi-drug export protein, translated as MERSRAIDGVRKGFRAIAIAFVVATLLPVLLGLLLSVPVGRVFSLIVSTLILQANAAFVGVGFGLSPLFILAVMTLTELGIVLAIYEILDVFAEQSERVRRFTKSTEAKMARYPILHRYGAVTLIVLPALPVIGLYTSVVIGWLLRWNKLQSIFFVTLGWVLITGFLLLVALGLVRVVF; from the coding sequence ATGGAGAGATCCAGGGCGATTGACGGGGTCCGGAAGGGGTTTCGGGCAATCGCCATCGCCTTCGTCGTCGCCACCCTGCTTCCCGTACTCCTCGGCCTTCTCCTCTCCGTTCCGGTCGGGAGAGTCTTTTCCCTGATCGTCTCCACCCTCATCCTCCAGGCAAACGCCGCGTTCGTCGGCGTGGGGTTCGGCCTGAGCCCCCTCTTCATCCTGGCCGTCATGACGCTCACGGAGCTCGGGATCGTCCTTGCCATCTACGAGATCCTGGACGTGTTTGCCGAGCAGTCGGAGCGGGTCCGGCGCTTCACGAAGAGCACGGAAGCGAAGATGGCGAGGTACCCGATCCTGCACAGGTACGGCGCAGTCACGCTCATCGTCCTCCCCGCACTCCCGGTGATCGGCCTCTACACCAGCGTCGTCATCGGGTGGCTTCTGCGCTGGAACAAACTCCAGTCCATCTTCTTCGTCACGCTGGGATGGGTCCTCATCACCGGCTTCCTCCTGCTCGTGGCGCTCGGGCTCGTCCGGGTGGTCTTCTGA
- a CDS encoding SHOCT domain-containing protein, which produces MRGGRPGLIGTVARTAVIAGTATVTTRAVDRRMREREMKKAAQAQQAAPYEEQVQAPAGTGITQEEKMAQLRELAELKQMGALTEEEFQQEKRKILAQ; this is translated from the coding sequence ATGAGAGGCGGCCGGCCGGGCCTGATCGGCACCGTGGCCCGCACCGCGGTGATAGCGGGAACAGCCACCGTGACCACCCGCGCTGTCGATAGGAGGATGCGGGAGAGGGAGATGAAGAAGGCGGCGCAGGCGCAGCAGGCGGCACCATACGAGGAGCAGGTGCAGGCGCCTGCCGGAACAGGCATAACCCAGGAGGAGAAGATGGCGCAGCTCAGGGAACTCGCGGAGCTGAAGCAGATGGGGGCCCTGACGGAGGAGGAGTTCCAGCAGGAGAAGCGGAAGATCCTTGCGCAGTAG
- a CDS encoding MFS transporter has protein sequence MDHSADPAPPTPAATPQGVLLPLALAQFICSYAASNMNVAINNIATDLGTTVSGVQTTIAVFTLTMAALMIPGSKLTDILGRTYLFRRGLLIYGVGALVAAAAPGLGVLILGYSLLEGIGTALLIPPVYILATVFFPDLTSRARAFGAISAAGGVGAAAGPLVGGIITTAISWRAAFVVQALVVGIVIIQSRKIVDPGVQGEKPAFDIVGTILSAAGLFFVVVGILQASTYGWFRASQDFVIGNTVVIPEGGISPVWVFVLIGVVLLALFFWHIRSMERAGKEPLLHTRMFKNRTSNLGLITQNIQWLVLLGLSFVVSVYLQTVRGYSAIETGLILTPATIGVLLSSMAAGRLARRRPQAILIRRGFIVTVIGILLLLLLVRETSNVFTFVPGLFLVGVGVGVMLTSSVNVVQSAFPEEDQGEISGLSRSVSNLGSSLGVAIAGTVIVSSLAVGNMGYAFALVVLVVFAGVGLVAALMLPATPVPRAPEP, from the coding sequence ATGGATCACTCCGCAGATCCGGCTCCCCCGACACCGGCGGCAACCCCGCAGGGCGTGCTCCTGCCGCTTGCGCTGGCCCAGTTCATCTGCAGCTACGCTGCCTCGAACATGAACGTGGCCATAAACAACATCGCCACCGACCTGGGGACGACGGTCAGCGGCGTCCAGACGACCATCGCCGTCTTTACGCTCACCATGGCAGCCCTGATGATCCCCGGCAGCAAGCTGACGGATATCCTGGGCCGCACGTACCTCTTCAGGCGAGGCCTCCTAATCTACGGCGTGGGAGCGCTGGTAGCGGCAGCGGCGCCGGGGCTCGGGGTCCTGATCCTCGGCTACTCGCTCCTCGAAGGCATCGGGACCGCGCTGCTGATCCCGCCCGTGTACATCCTTGCAACCGTCTTCTTTCCCGACCTCACCTCGCGTGCCCGCGCTTTCGGTGCGATCAGTGCGGCGGGCGGCGTCGGGGCGGCAGCAGGCCCGCTGGTCGGCGGGATCATCACCACCGCGATCAGCTGGCGCGCCGCCTTTGTCGTGCAGGCTCTCGTCGTCGGGATAGTCATCATCCAGAGCCGGAAGATCGTCGATCCGGGAGTGCAGGGCGAGAAACCCGCTTTCGACATCGTCGGAACCATCCTCTCGGCGGCGGGACTCTTCTTTGTGGTGGTCGGCATCCTGCAGGCCTCGACGTACGGCTGGTTTAGAGCCAGCCAGGATTTTGTCATCGGCAACACGGTCGTGATCCCGGAAGGCGGCATCTCGCCGGTATGGGTCTTCGTGCTTATTGGAGTGGTACTACTCGCCCTGTTCTTCTGGCATATCCGGTCCATGGAACGGGCGGGCAAGGAGCCTCTGTTGCACACCAGGATGTTCAAGAACCGCACATCCAACCTCGGCCTCATCACGCAGAACATCCAGTGGCTGGTCCTCTTAGGCCTCTCATTTGTGGTCTCCGTCTACCTGCAGACCGTGCGGGGCTATAGCGCCATCGAGACCGGCCTGATCCTCACGCCGGCCACGATCGGCGTTCTGCTCTCCTCGATGGCCGCGGGCAGGCTGGCACGGAGGCGTCCCCAGGCCATACTGATCCGGCGGGGCTTTATCGTGACGGTGATCGGCATCCTCCTCCTGTTGCTGCTGGTGCGGGAGACATCCAACGTCTTTACGTTCGTGCCGGGCCTCTTCCTGGTCGGCGTGGGCGTTGGCGTCATGCTGACCTCCTCGGTCAACGTCGTCCAGTCCGCCTTCCCCGAAGAGGACCAGGGGGAGATATCGGGCCTCTCGCGCAGCGTCTCGAACCTGGGCTCCTCGCTCGGCGTGGCCATTGCGGGAACCGTCATCGTATCCAGCCTGGCCGTGGGGAACATGGGCTATGCTTTCGCCCTGGTAGTTCTGGTGGTGTTTGCGGGTGTAGGCCTCGTAGCCGCGCTCATGCTGCCCGCCACCCCGGTGCCCCGGGCCCCGGAACCCTGA
- the ilvB gene encoding biosynthetic-type acetolactate synthase large subunit, whose translation MKTGAGILLDGLAEQGVTTIFGYPGAAVLPIYDELPYSGIRHILVRHEQAAAHAADGYARASGRTGVCLATSGPGACNLVTGIATAYMDSVPMVALTGQVPTTSLGNDAFQEADITGITAPITKRNYLVRRTEDLAGIVREAFSISRTGRCGPVLVDLPRDVLANRIEHDGTPPPPAVRKGRRPADRRQIEKAVAALAAAERPVIYAGGGVVASGAAAEVVALAEALLVPVTTTLMGLGLIPGDHPLNLGMPGMHGTRYANAAITECDLLFAVGVRFDDRVTGQPGTFAPGAAVVHIDVDPAEIGKIRPADIPIVGDAKAVLAEILGRIRKNGSHDAWISRISRLKTAHPLRCPIEAGLYPQRIVRDLCSLLGGAGIIATEVGQNQMWTAQHYCFRHPRSWISSGGLGTMGYGLPAAMGAHFARPDETVCLVAGDGSLQMNIQELGTIAQYAVPLKILVLNNCYLGMVRQWQELFYDRRYACTDLPTVDFAKIARAYGIEAETVEDGEDVKGTLSNALDHPGPYLVDFRIEREENVFPMVPPGAAINAMIDPGVG comes from the coding sequence CTGAAGACCGGCGCGGGCATCCTGCTCGACGGGCTTGCCGAGCAGGGGGTGACGACCATCTTCGGGTATCCCGGCGCCGCGGTCCTCCCCATCTACGACGAACTCCCCTACTCGGGGATCCGGCACATCCTCGTCCGGCACGAGCAGGCGGCGGCGCATGCGGCCGACGGCTACGCCCGGGCGAGCGGCAGGACCGGGGTCTGCCTCGCGACCTCCGGCCCCGGCGCCTGCAACCTGGTCACGGGGATCGCGACCGCCTACATGGACTCGGTCCCGATGGTCGCGCTGACCGGCCAGGTCCCGACGACATCGCTCGGAAACGACGCCTTCCAGGAGGCGGACATCACCGGGATCACCGCCCCGATCACCAAGCGAAACTACCTCGTCAGGCGGACGGAGGACCTTGCCGGGATCGTGAGAGAAGCGTTCTCCATCAGCCGGACCGGGAGGTGCGGGCCGGTCCTCGTCGATCTCCCCCGCGACGTCCTCGCGAACCGGATCGAGCACGACGGGACCCCGCCGCCGCCGGCCGTCCGGAAGGGCCGTCGGCCGGCAGACCGGCGCCAGATCGAGAAGGCCGTCGCCGCGCTTGCGGCGGCCGAGCGGCCGGTCATCTACGCCGGGGGCGGGGTCGTGGCCTCCGGCGCCGCAGCGGAGGTCGTCGCGCTCGCGGAGGCCCTGCTCGTCCCGGTCACGACGACCCTGATGGGGCTCGGTCTCATCCCCGGCGACCACCCGCTCAACCTCGGCATGCCGGGGATGCACGGGACGAGGTACGCGAACGCTGCGATCACCGAGTGCGACCTCCTCTTTGCCGTCGGGGTGCGGTTCGACGACCGGGTCACCGGACAGCCCGGGACCTTCGCGCCCGGCGCCGCGGTCGTCCACATCGATGTCGACCCGGCCGAGATCGGGAAGATCAGGCCGGCCGATATCCCCATCGTCGGCGACGCGAAGGCCGTCCTCGCGGAGATCCTCGGCCGTATCCGGAAGAACGGGTCCCATGATGCCTGGATCAGCAGGATTTCGCGGCTCAAGACCGCTCATCCTCTCCGCTGCCCGATCGAAGCCGGCCTCTACCCGCAGCGGATCGTCAGGGACCTCTGCTCGCTTCTTGGAGGCGCCGGGATCATCGCGACCGAGGTCGGCCAGAACCAGATGTGGACGGCGCAGCACTACTGCTTCCGGCATCCCCGGTCGTGGATCTCGTCCGGCGGGCTCGGGACGATGGGCTACGGCCTTCCCGCGGCGATGGGGGCGCACTTCGCCCGCCCGGACGAGACGGTCTGTCTCGTCGCGGGCGACGGCAGCCTCCAGATGAACATCCAGGAGCTCGGCACGATCGCCCAGTATGCCGTCCCCCTCAAGATCCTGGTCTTAAACAACTGCTACCTCGGCATGGTCCGGCAGTGGCAGGAGCTCTTCTACGACCGCCGGTATGCCTGCACCGATCTTCCCACGGTGGACTTCGCGAAGATCGCCCGGGCCTACGGCATCGAGGCCGAGACGGTCGAGGACGGGGAGGACGTGAAGGGCACGCTCTCAAACGCCCTCGATCACCCCGGCCCCTACCTCGTCGACTTCAGGATCGAGCGGGAGGAGAATGTCTTTCCCATGGTCCCCCCGGGTGCCGCGATCAACGCGATGATCGATCCGGGGGTGGGGTAA
- a CDS encoding phosphate-starvation-inducible PsiE family protein has translation MRRFVERFEHCVYIALIAFLVVLLFFTLLELGWMVAVGVFEVSVYRLDSEELFGLLGYFLLVLIGLELLATIKAYLDKREFHVEIIILVAIIAIARKVILLDSPDAGELIGIALLITALCGGYYLVHRAGMPFSLPPDDGAAPPGRREAP, from the coding sequence ATGCGCCGTTTCGTGGAGCGGTTTGAGCATTGTGTCTACATTGCGCTGATTGCGTTCCTGGTAGTGCTGCTCTTCTTCACGCTCCTCGAACTGGGGTGGATGGTGGCCGTGGGCGTGTTTGAGGTCTCCGTCTACCGGCTTGACAGCGAGGAACTCTTCGGCCTCCTCGGATACTTCCTGCTGGTCCTCATCGGCCTCGAACTCCTGGCGACGATAAAAGCGTACCTCGATAAAAGGGAGTTCCACGTCGAGATCATCATCCTCGTCGCGATCATCGCCATCGCGAGAAAGGTCATCCTCCTCGACTCTCCGGATGCAGGCGAACTCATCGGCATTGCGCTGCTCATCACTGCCCTCTGCGGCGGCTATTACCTCGTGCACCGGGCTGGGATGCCGTTCTCTCTCCCGCCCGACGACGGCGCGGCTCCGCCCGGGCGGCGGGAGGCGCCGTGA
- a CDS encoding methyl-accepting chemotaxis protein produces the protein MDTATLNNALDQIVAGNYSTRIDETTVGDELRPLAGRLNAALAALEGREEAHQKELRETAALKRRFTLMIRDNPLAIAVLRPDKSRIDINDEYARMWRGTRKETLAKKIYDYDVTILDGEHFYACYETKQRTRTTVLAKWPDGVKKYLTLNAIPILDEKGEIEVAFYVWNDTTHEHDLVEQARDKAAWYESILDAVPFPVSVTDLDTNWTFINRAVETFIGKKRAEVLGRPCREWNANICNTSNCGITCLRRGQQQTFFEQSGGNFQVDTSYVRNARGENVGHVEVVQDISSTVKVANYMDVEVQRLAGNLSRLAAGNLEFDTAVAPADRYTEEVRQNFVRIAESLVEVRGNIGAMLEDAAMLAQAAQDGNLRARADVARHEGEYRRIVEGVNAMLDSVIAPLNVAADFITDVSMGNELEKVTGDYRGDYARIKESINRCREILYGVLGEITMLTQAAVDGRLETRGDTRKFDGAWVQMIGGINATLDAVVGPINEAKRVSEEYANGNFRARVDGNLKVAGDFVAFKKALDNIGVQVSATLAETSRAIVQVEEGTAETSKGSEEIAKAAEQVSNTSQRCADLAKQVLDRIEAVDRQMADLSASNEEIASTSQNVLERAQNAARQGHQAQGLGDEASKKMQIVEGIAQQSVEEIEGLNARMREINNIVKLITDIANQVNLLALNAAIEAARAGEHGRGFAVVAGEVRNLAGEAKSATRQIEDVIGGIRASSQKTAAAIKSAHTEVGAGVSSVNKTIEALNTIISEAEVVAHGLGEIARATEDQANATNNAVQGMAEGTRLTKEMQNQMDDLAALAEEASASTEEIGSAAHEINRMARGLKGTMDRFQV, from the coding sequence TTGGATACAGCGACACTGAATAACGCACTCGACCAGATCGTCGCCGGGAACTACTCCACCCGGATCGACGAAACCACCGTCGGAGACGAACTCCGGCCGCTCGCCGGCCGGCTCAACGCCGCGCTTGCCGCACTGGAGGGCCGCGAAGAGGCTCACCAGAAGGAACTCCGTGAGACGGCCGCTCTGAAGCGGCGGTTTACGCTGATGATCCGCGACAACCCGCTCGCGATCGCCGTCCTCCGGCCCGACAAGAGCCGGATCGACATCAACGACGAGTATGCCCGGATGTGGCGGGGCACCCGCAAGGAGACCCTCGCAAAGAAGATCTACGACTACGACGTCACCATTCTCGACGGGGAGCACTTCTACGCCTGTTACGAGACGAAGCAGCGGACACGGACGACCGTACTCGCAAAATGGCCCGACGGCGTGAAGAAGTACCTCACCTTAAACGCCATCCCGATCCTGGACGAGAAGGGCGAGATCGAGGTGGCCTTCTACGTCTGGAACGACACCACCCACGAGCACGACCTGGTCGAGCAGGCCCGGGATAAAGCCGCCTGGTACGAGTCCATCCTGGACGCGGTGCCGTTCCCGGTCTCGGTCACCGACCTCGACACGAACTGGACGTTCATCAACCGGGCCGTCGAGACGTTCATCGGCAAGAAGCGGGCGGAGGTCCTCGGCCGGCCGTGCCGCGAGTGGAACGCAAACATCTGTAATACCTCAAACTGCGGCATCACCTGCCTGCGGCGGGGACAGCAGCAGACGTTCTTCGAGCAGAGCGGCGGCAACTTCCAGGTCGACACCTCCTACGTCAGGAATGCAAGGGGCGAGAACGTCGGGCACGTCGAGGTCGTCCAGGACATCTCGAGTACGGTCAAGGTCGCCAACTACATGGACGTCGAGGTGCAGCGGCTTGCCGGCAACCTGAGCCGGCTTGCTGCGGGGAACCTCGAGTTCGACACCGCTGTCGCCCCCGCCGACCGCTACACCGAAGAGGTCCGGCAGAACTTCGTCAGGATTGCAGAGAGCCTCGTCGAGGTCCGCGGGAATATCGGCGCGATGCTCGAAGACGCCGCGATGCTGGCGCAGGCGGCGCAGGACGGAAACCTCCGGGCCCGCGCCGACGTCGCCCGGCATGAGGGCGAGTATCGCAGGATCGTCGAGGGCGTCAACGCCATGCTGGACTCGGTGATCGCCCCGCTGAATGTGGCGGCGGACTTCATCACCGATGTCTCGATGGGTAACGAGCTCGAAAAAGTCACCGGCGACTATCGCGGCGATTACGCCAGGATCAAGGAGAGCATCAACCGGTGCCGCGAGATCCTCTACGGGGTGCTGGGCGAGATCACCATGCTCACGCAGGCGGCCGTGGACGGCAGACTCGAGACCCGTGGAGATACCCGGAAGTTCGACGGCGCATGGGTCCAGATGATCGGGGGCATCAACGCCACCCTGGACGCGGTCGTCGGTCCGATCAACGAGGCAAAGAGGGTCTCGGAGGAGTACGCGAACGGAAACTTCAGGGCCCGCGTCGATGGGAACCTGAAGGTCGCCGGGGACTTCGTCGCGTTCAAGAAGGCGCTCGACAACATCGGCGTCCAGGTCTCCGCCACCCTCGCGGAGACCAGCCGGGCGATCGTCCAGGTCGAGGAGGGGACCGCGGAGACGAGCAAGGGGTCGGAGGAGATCGCGAAGGCGGCCGAGCAGGTCTCGAACACCAGCCAGCGGTGCGCCGACCTTGCCAAGCAGGTGCTTGACCGGATCGAGGCCGTCGACCGGCAGATGGCCGACCTCTCGGCCTCGAACGAGGAGATCGCGAGCACCTCGCAGAACGTCCTCGAACGGGCCCAGAACGCGGCCCGGCAGGGCCACCAGGCGCAGGGTCTCGGTGACGAGGCCTCGAAGAAGATGCAGATCGTCGAGGGGATCGCACAGCAGAGCGTCGAGGAGATCGAGGGGCTCAACGCCCGGATGCGCGAGATCAACAACATCGTCAAGCTCATCACCGATATCGCGAACCAGGTCAACCTCCTCGCCCTGAACGCCGCGATCGAGGCTGCCCGGGCGGGAGAGCACGGGCGCGGGTTTGCGGTCGTGGCGGGCGAGGTCCGGAACCTCGCCGGGGAGGCGAAGAGCGCGACCCGGCAGATTGAGGACGTGATCGGCGGCATCCGGGCGAGCAGCCAGAAGACCGCGGCCGCGATCAAGTCGGCGCACACCGAGGTCGGGGCGGGGGTGTCGAGCGTGAACAAGACGATCGAGGCGCTCAACACCATCATCAGCGAGGCCGAGGTGGTCGCCCACGGGCTCGGCGAGATCGCCCGCGCCACCGAGGACCAGGCGAACGCCACGAACAACGCCGTCCAGGGGATGGCGGAGGGCACGAGGCTGACGAAGGAGATGCAGAACCAGATGGACGACCTTGCGGCCCTCGCGGAGGAGGCGAGCGCCTCGACCGAGGAGATCGGCAGCGCCGCCCACGAGATCAACAGGATGGCCCGGGGCCTCAAGGGGACCATGGACCGGTTCCAGGTCTGA
- the nifH gene encoding nitrogenase iron protein translates to MRQVAIYGKGGIGKSTTTQNTVAALAEAGKQVMVVGCDPKADSTRLLLHGLCQKTVLDTLRDEGDDIELEEILKPGFGNTRCVESGGPEPGVGCAGRGIITSINLLESLGAYTGDLDYVFYDVLGDVVCGGFAMPIREGKAEEIYIVASGELMALYAANNIAKGIQKYAQNGKVRLGGIICNSRKVDNELALLKAFAEEIGSQLIYFVPRDNLVQRAEINKKTVVDFDPEANQANEYRNLARAIDGNTMFVVPKPMTQDRLEELMMEHGFLGL, encoded by the coding sequence ATGAGACAAGTTGCAATCTATGGAAAAGGCGGTATCGGCAAATCGACGACAACGCAGAACACGGTGGCGGCGCTCGCGGAGGCCGGTAAACAGGTGATGGTGGTGGGGTGCGACCCGAAGGCCGACTCTACCCGGCTCCTGCTCCACGGATTGTGCCAGAAGACGGTGCTCGACACCCTCCGTGACGAGGGCGACGACATCGAGCTCGAGGAGATCCTCAAACCCGGATTCGGGAACACCCGCTGTGTCGAATCGGGCGGCCCCGAACCCGGGGTCGGCTGCGCCGGCAGGGGGATCATCACGTCCATCAACCTCCTCGAGTCTCTCGGAGCATACACCGGCGACCTCGACTACGTCTTCTACGACGTGCTCGGCGACGTCGTCTGCGGCGGGTTCGCGATGCCGATCCGGGAAGGAAAGGCCGAGGAGATCTACATCGTGGCATCGGGCGAACTGATGGCCCTCTATGCCGCGAACAACATCGCCAAAGGCATCCAGAAGTACGCCCAGAACGGCAAAGTCAGGCTCGGCGGCATCATCTGCAACAGCCGGAAAGTGGACAACGAGCTTGCCCTCTTAAAGGCGTTCGCCGAAGAGATAGGCTCGCAACTGATCTACTTCGTCCCACGGGACAACCTGGTCCAGCGGGCCGAGATCAACAAGAAGACGGTCGTCGACTTCGATCCCGAGGCGAACCAGGCGAACGAGTACCGGAACCTCGCGCGGGCCATCGACGGCAACACGATGTTCGTCGTGCCCAAGCCCATGACGCAGGACCGGCTCGAAGAGCTGATGATGGAACACGGGTTCCTGGGCCTGTAA